A window of Maioricimonas rarisocia genomic DNA:
GTTTTCCAACGCGGCCGCCACGCGATTCGGCAGTGGCTGGGCCTGGCTGTCGATCGACAGCGGCAAACTGCTTGTCGAAAGCACGCCCAACCAGGATTCGCCCCTCTCCGAAGGCCACACGCCGATTCTCGGCCTCGATGTCTGGGAACACGCCTACTACCTCAACTACCAGAACCGTCGCCCCGACTACATCAGCGCGTTCTGGAACGTCGTCGACTGGAACGCCGTCGGCGAACGCTTTGCTGCCGCAAAGTAATTCCTGCCTGCTGGCACTCTGACGGATGCTCAGGGGCTCGGTTTCCTCGCGGATTCCGGGCTCCTTCGTGATTTCAGACGCGACTCTTTCGAATCCGCTTCGAAACCGGCCGCACGCTCCGACTGCGAGACCTCCCCGATGCTCAACCGCGAAAAAAGTACTGCCTGTTTCGAACGGGCCTGCCGCACGATTCCGGGAGGCGTCAACAGCCCGGCACGGGCCTTCGGTGCGGTCGGCGGAGAACCGCTCATCATGCAGCGGGGGGAAGGCCAGTATCTCTACGACATCGACGGCAACCGCCTGCTGGACTACGTCGGCTCGTGGGGACCGCACATTCTTGGCCATGGTCACCCTGCCGTGACGGGCGCGATCGAAGACGCCCTGCGGAACCGGGGCACGAGCTTCGGTGCTCCCACCGAACTCGAAACCGAACTGGCCGAACTGGTCGTCGACGCCGTCCCCTCCATCGAGATGGTCCGCATGGTCAACTCGGGGACCGAAGCGACCATGAGCGCAATTCGGCTCGCGCGCGGCTTTACCGGTCGCAACGTCGTCATCAAGTTCGCCGGCTGCTACCACGGGCACGTCGACAGCCTGCTGGTCCAGGCCGGGAGTGGAGCACTCACGCACGGCGTCCCATCCAGTCCCGGCGTCCCCGCCGGCTGCACCGCCGACACAATTGCTCTCGAATACAACAATCTCGACGAACTGGCAGAGACATTCGAGAAGCGCGGTGACGAGATCGCCTGTATCATTCTCGAGCCCGTCGTCGGCAACATGGGTGTCGTCGCTCCGCAGCCCGGCTTCCTCGAAGGCTGCCGCGACCTCTGCACCAAGCACGATGCCCTGCTGATCTTCGACGAAGTCATGACC
This region includes:
- the hemL gene encoding glutamate-1-semialdehyde 2,1-aminomutase; the protein is MLNREKSTACFERACRTIPGGVNSPARAFGAVGGEPLIMQRGEGQYLYDIDGNRLLDYVGSWGPHILGHGHPAVTGAIEDALRNRGTSFGAPTELETELAELVVDAVPSIEMVRMVNSGTEATMSAIRLARGFTGRNVVIKFAGCYHGHVDSLLVQAGSGALTHGVPSSPGVPAGCTADTIALEYNNLDELAETFEKRGDEIACIILEPVVGNMGVVAPQPGFLEGCRDLCTKHDALLIFDEVMTGFRLAYGGAQERFGVTPDLTTLGKIIGGGLPVGAYGGRADVMKTVSPTGPVYQAGTLSGNPLAMASGIATLRTLKDTNPYPQLEQTTATLVEGLRNAAAEADIPHSVAQVGSMFTLFFNPDPVTSFTVSARNDTDRFARYFQGMLNRGVYLPCSQFEANFVSAKHTDDDIAATITAARETLAELQQG